One stretch of Labrus bergylta chromosome 24, fLabBer1.1, whole genome shotgun sequence DNA includes these proteins:
- the LOC109984176 gene encoding methyl-CpG-binding domain protein 5 isoform X2 — protein MNGGKDCDTGDERQAAPVQVPIGWKRKADHGGGVVYISPSGSLLSSLEQVKTYLLTDGTCKCGLECPLILHKVFNFDPGAAVHQRTAEDVKADEDVTKLCIHKRKLLAVATLHRSMETHPPLTLTSPGGGTSSVVSAHSTSQRVIRTKPHDGLPNAVGQDCKNPFKMMMAAGQQQQHRLYLPQEVGGAQQPDLYTGYPRQQRLGGGEPGPKSPYRVGYGGMLSPPPSSAKLYGDGAQSPSADTLGSPDGFPRTNPCGFPGAGSPGSASIHGNTRTPLSPPNVLLHGSPAGQPSCAMTGRTSTPLSPTATAKSPVMNMNMPRGNFPPGMDMPRATFHHKTQPPMHPVPPPSIPPSCALQKRQLTSEKDPLGILDPIPSKHVSQPSNNAQNPSNFQPNIHSQVPMMNVNIPPPTIVPLPSNLPLPTAKPGPVGHGGHVQRTQQGGPTSSMSPSPVTSPVHMGGPALGRMEASPHRSRSSSTSSDHGNFAMPSGHQAQCGTMKVPPRSPRSAMGSPRPAMPSSPSTNKSDSHYQYKDSQLLPGMGNSISTQQHSNSMYSPTSSSSSSSSMATPSASQKGHPGLLGMPLNQILNQQNAASFPASSLLSAAAKAQLANQNKLSAAGNSTAGMAGGGVGMAGMGAVGGGNGGGSGHPGPMSGPRGMEGHSTLNSMLPPNSTMLLNSPEGQSGRAALRDKLMAQQRDPMRKRRQSSGSAAVNHDNSNNMVYSMLNKRGMGGPHMQGPSATEQLRKVGRLGNLPPNTSMAQLLQTMSCQSSHSMVGNSHRPGLSPGQGSGPQGGAQLHYNDSTGMVPGGPQQNLLAQQRLRGPGDAMQHCQSMDPSGGHLGPRQGQFPDMMAKMQASSMSNCGPIGPGGVPLGPDGMPLGRQNANPPPLSHPGPHPSQQKLLQSMGRNNMVVMPHGGVNGSCTQNISDTGNPSSLGCGMGGLQTHINTGGGQMFQQQVHQAMQQGVSSHPAYQGQQHFSENHPYTDSSNTNAGSMACLYQNYQGMLPHPHFGEGQQPQGEGLPAGTPGSDRGPGGGPESVDAIYRAVVDAASKGMHVTITTTVSGTTQASPVPALSAMSAFTASIGEPVNIPKVVSTVLHGHQEGDVLTQQARPRQVRSGRGQKNMDPGKSTPEGHEANEYFRSPGRGTPRGQWDGEGQHGGGFDAHSNNSAWGGEEFLECSTHVRSSPCMERPASLAPAPPCPTEGSNDHGLVLAHDKAFLDDAYRFNNCNRTPANYKERLEQTVERCAHINGATSHFNTRSYGEVLGPPRQELTGDDQSPSSSTSLEGPLATAKDYTHYNGHFNGMAPSPSDTKSLSSEEDLRQPDSPASELLHYRSRTFNMGELVWGQLKGFPPWPAKLAGEEQVHSAAMQLREQAKVEPEKLKTLTHDLEALDRAAKRGLKQGKLNNHLEAAIHEAMSELDKMSGTIPSRDRQVKLPKPKRRKISR, from the exons ATGAATGGCGGAAAGGACTGTGACACGGGAGATGAGAGGCAGGCCGCCCCTGTCCAGGTCCCCATCGGCTGGAAGCGCAAGGCGGATCATGGCGGAGGGGTGGTATACATAAG tccCAGTGGCTCGTTGCTGTCCAGCTTGGAGCAGGTGAAGACCTACCTGCTGACAGATGGAACCTGCAAATGTGGCCTGGAGTGCCCACTCATCCTCCACAAG GTGTTTAACTTCGACCCAGGGGCAGCTGTCCATCAGAGGACAGCAGAGGATGTGAAAGCGGATGAAGACGTCACCAAACTCTGCATTCACAAGAGGAAGCTTCTGGCTGTGGCTACGCTGCACAGGAGCATGGAGACGCACCCACCTCTGACACTGACCAGTCCAGGGGGAG GTACATCATCAGTGGTCTCTGCGCATTCAACGTCTCAACGAGTAATAAGGACTAAACCCCATGATGGTCTGCCAAATGCTGTTGGACAAGACTGCAAGAATCCTTTCAAGATGATGATGGCAgctggacagcagcagcagcatagGCTGTACCTACCCCAGGAGGTGGGTGGAGCCCAGCAGCCTGACCTCTACACTGGGTACCCCAGGCAGCAGAGGCTGGGCGGTGGGGAGCCAGGCCCCAAATCCCCATACCGGGTTGGGTATGGAGGCATGCTGAGCCCACCTCCCTCCAGTGCTAAGCTGTATGGAGATGGTGCTCAGTCTCCCAGTGCAGACACTCTAGGCAGTCCTGATGGCTTTCCAAGGACAAATCCTTGTGGGTTTCCAGGAGCAGGCAGTCCTGGTTCAGCATCTATCCATGGTAACACTAGGACTCCTCTTTCCCCACCCAATGTTTTGCTCCATGGCTCCCCTGCAGGCCAGCCATCCTGCGCCATGACAGGGAGGACTAGCACGCCCCTCTCTCCGACAGCCACTGCCAAAAGCCCTgtcatgaacatgaacatgccTCGGGGGAACTTCCCCCCTGGTATGGATATGCCCCGTGCAACGTTTCACCATAAAACACAGCCCCCTATGCATCCTGTACCCCCTCCATCCATACCACCATCCTGTGCCCTTCAGAAAAGGCAGTTGACCTCTGAAAAAGACCCCTTAGGCATCCTGGATCCCATTCCCAGCAAACATGTCAGCCAGCCCTCCAACAATGCCCAAAACCCCTCAAACTTCCAGCCTAACATCCACTCTCAGGTACCAATGATGAATGTAAACATCCCCCCTCCCACCATTGTTCCCTTGCCAAGCAACTTACCTTTGCCCACAGCGAAGCCTGGGCCTGTGGGACATGGCGGCCATGTTCAAAGGACTCAACAGGGGGGTCCCACATCCTCCATGTCCCCATCCCCTGTCACCTCTCCTGTCCACATGGGTGGGCCTGCTCTTGGGAGAATGGAGGCCTCCCCTCATCGCTCACGctcatcctccacctcctccgaCCACGGGAACTTTGCAATGCCATCGGGCCACCAGGCCCAGTGTGGCACTATGAAGGTTCCTCCTCGTTCCCCCAGGTCTGCAATGGGATCTCCCAGGCCAGCCATGCCCTCCAGCCCCTCTACCAACAAATCTGACTCACATTACCAGTACAAGGACTCCCAGTTGCTGCCAGGGATGGGAAACTCGATTAGCACCCAGCAGCACAGCAACTCCATGTACTCACCCACTTCTTCTTCCTCGTCATCCTCTTCTATGGCAACCCCTAGCGCTTCCCAGAAGGGCCACCCAGGACTCCTGGGGATGCCCCTCAACCAGATCCTAAACCAACAGAATGCTGCTTCCTTCCCCGCCAGCAGTCTCTTGTCAGCCGCAGCCAAAGCACAGCTagcaaatcaaaacaaactcaGCGCTGCTGGCAACAGCACTGCTGGCATGgctggtggtggtgttggtatGGCAGGCATGGGGGCAGTTGGGGGTGGTAATGGAGGAGGCAGTGGGCACCCTGGCCCTATGAGCGGCCCTCGAGGCATGGAGGGACACAGCACTTTAAACTCAATGCTCCCGCCAAACTCCACCATGCTGCTCAACAGTCCTGAGGGTCAAAGTGGTCGGGCAGCTCTGAGGGACAAACTCATGGCCCAGCAGAGGGACCCCATGCGTAAAAGGAGACAGTCCTCAGGCAGTGCTGCTGTGAACCACGATAACAGTAACAACATGGTCTATAGTATGCTTAACAAACGAGGCATGGGAGGACCCCACATGCAGGGTCCCAGTGCCACTGAGCAGCTGCGAAAAGTGGGCAGACTTGGAAACCTTCCACCAAACACCTCCATGGCCCAACTTCTTCAGACCATGAGCTGCCAGAGCTCCCACAGCATGGTTGGTAACAGCCATCGTCCAGGTCTAAGTCCCGGGCAGGGGTCTGGTCCTCAAGGAGGAGCACAGCTGCACTACAACGACAGCACAGGTATGGTCCCCGGTGGCCCTCAGCAAAACCTTCTAGCTCAGCAGAGGCTGCGAGGCCCAGGAGATGCAATGCAGCACTGCCAGAGCATGGACCCCTCTGGGGGCCATCTGGGCCCTCGTCAAGGCCAGTTCCCTGACATGATGGCCAAGATGCAGGCCTCATCAATGAGTAACTGTGGGCCCATCGGGCCGGGAGGGGTGCCGTTGGGCCCTGACGGCATGCCACTGGGACGCCAAAATGCCAACCCCCCACCGCTCTCCCATCCAGGCCCTCACCCATCGCAACAGAAACTTCTGCAAAGTATGGGACGGAATAACATGGTGGTGATGCCTCATGGAGGTGTCAATGGAAGCTGTacacaaaacatttctgataCAG GAAACCCTTCATCCCTTGGCTGTGGTATGGGCGGCTTGCAGACGCACATTAACACTGGTGGAGGTCAGATGttccagcagcaggttcatCAGGCCATGCAGCAGGGGGTGAGCTCACATCCAGCCTACCAGGGGCAGCAGCACTTCTCAGAAAACCACCCCTACACGGACAGCAGCAACACTAACGCCGGCTCCATGGCCTGCCTCTACCAGAACTACCAG GGAATGTTGCCACACCCTCATTTCGGGGAGGGGCAGCAGCCTCAAGGCGAGGGGCTTCCAGCGGGTACACCTGGCTCTGACAGGGGACCGGGTGGAGGCCCTGAGTCCGTGGACGCCATCTACAGAGCTGTGGTGGACGCAGCCAGCAAGGGCATGCATGTAACTATAACAACCACAGTGAGCGGGACCACACAGGCAAGTCCGGTGCCCGCCCTCAGCGCCATGAGTGCCTTCACTGCCTCGATAGGGGAGCCTGTCAACATCCCCAAAGTGGTCAGCACAGTCCTGCATGGACACCAGGAGGGGGACGTGTTAACTCAGCAGGCCAGACCGAGGCAGGTGAGGTCAGGGCGGGGTCAGAAGAACATGGATCCTGGAAAGAGCACTCCAGAAGGCCATGAGGCCAATGAATACTTCCGTTCTCCTGGCCGTGGGACTCCCAGGGGGCAGTGGGACGGAGAAGGGCAGCACGGGGGAGGCTTTGACGCTCATAGCAACAACAGCGCCTGGGGTGGTGAAGAGTTTCTGGAGTGTTCCACACATGTGAGGAGTAGTCCTTGCATGGAGAGACCTGCCAGCCTGGCCCCTGCCCCACCCTGCCCCACTGAAGGGTCCAACGACCATGGCTTGGTCCTGGCCCACGATAAGGCCTTCCTCGATGACGCCTATCGCTTCAACAACTGCAACCGGACTCCTGCTAACTACAAGGAGCGTCTGGAGCAGACGGTGGAGCGTTGCGCACACATCAACGGCGCCACTTCCCACTTCAACACCCGGAGTTACGGAGAAGTCCTTGGCCCCCCACGGCAGGAGCTTACGGGGGACGACCAGTCGCCGAGCTCCTCCACTAGCCTGGAGGGACCGCTGGCCACAGCCAAAGACTACACCCACTACAATGGCCACTTCAACGGCATGGCGCCCAGTCCCTCGGACACGAAGAGCTTGAGCAGCGAGGAGGATCTACGTCAGCCGGACTCGCCCGCCTCGGAGCTGCTCCACTACCGCTCCAGGACCTTCAACATGGGAGAGCTGGTCTGGGGCCAGCTGAAGGGCTTCCCACCCTGGCCTGCCAAGCTGGCCGGGGAGGAACAAGTGCACAGCGCTGCTATGCAGCTGCGAGAGCAGGCCAAG GTAGAGCCAgagaaactaaaaacactaactCACGACTTAGAGGCACTTGACCGAGCTGCCAAAAGAGGCCTGAA ACAGGGGAAACTGAATAATCACTTGGAAGCTGCTATCCACGAGGCCATGAGTGAGCTGGATAAGATGTCGGGCACA ATCCCATCGAGGGATCGTCAGGTGAAGCTCCCCAAGCCTAAGAGGAGGAAGATATCCAGATAA
- the LOC109984176 gene encoding methyl-CpG-binding domain protein 5 isoform X1 — protein MNGGKDCDTGDERQAAPVQVPIGWKRKADHGGGVVYISPSGSLLSSLEQVKTYLLTDGTCKCGLECPLILHKVFNFDPGAAVHQRTAEDVKADEDVTKLCIHKRKLLAVATLHRSMETHPPLTLTSPGGGTSSVVSAHSTSQRVIRTKPHDGLPNAVGQDCKNPFKMMMAAGQQQQHRLYLPQEVGGAQQPDLYTGYPRQQRLGGGEPGPKSPYRVGYGGMLSPPPSSAKLYGDGAQSPSADTLGSPDGFPRTNPCGFPGAGSPGSASIHGNTRTPLSPPNVLLHGSPAGQPSCAMTGRTSTPLSPTATAKSPVMNMNMPRGNFPPGMDMPRATFHHKTQPPMHPVPPPSIPPSCALQKRQLTSEKDPLGILDPIPSKHVSQPSNNAQNPSNFQPNIHSQVPMMNVNIPPPTIVPLPSNLPLPTAKPGPVGHGGHVQRTQQGGPTSSMSPSPVTSPVHMGGPALGRMEASPHRSRSSSTSSDHGNFAMPSGHQAQCGTMKVPPRSPRSAMGSPRPAMPSSPSTNKSDSHYQYKDSQLLPGMGNSISTQQHSNSMYSPTSSSSSSSSMATPSASQKGHPGLLGMPLNQILNQQNAASFPASSLLSAAAKAQLANQNKLSAAGNSTAGMAGGGVGMAGMGAVGGGNGGGSGHPGPMSGPRGMEGHSTLNSMLPPNSTMLLNSPEGQSGRAALRDKLMAQQRDPMRKRRQSSGSAAVNHDNSNNMVYSMLNKRGMGGPHMQGPSATEQLRKVGRLGNLPPNTSMAQLLQTMSCQSSHSMVGNSHRPGLSPGQGSGPQGGAQLHYNDSTGMVPGGPQQNLLAQQRLRGPGDAMQHCQSMDPSGGHLGPRQGQFPDMMAKMQASSMSNCGPIGPGGVPLGPDGMPLGRQNANPPPLSHPGPHPSQQKLLQSMGRNNMVVMPHGGVNGSCTQNISDTGNPSSLGCGMGGLQTHINTGGGQMFQQQVHQAMQQGVSSHPAYQGQQHFSENHPYTDSSNTNAGSMACLYQNYQQGMLPHPHFGEGQQPQGEGLPAGTPGSDRGPGGGPESVDAIYRAVVDAASKGMHVTITTTVSGTTQASPVPALSAMSAFTASIGEPVNIPKVVSTVLHGHQEGDVLTQQARPRQVRSGRGQKNMDPGKSTPEGHEANEYFRSPGRGTPRGQWDGEGQHGGGFDAHSNNSAWGGEEFLECSTHVRSSPCMERPASLAPAPPCPTEGSNDHGLVLAHDKAFLDDAYRFNNCNRTPANYKERLEQTVERCAHINGATSHFNTRSYGEVLGPPRQELTGDDQSPSSSTSLEGPLATAKDYTHYNGHFNGMAPSPSDTKSLSSEEDLRQPDSPASELLHYRSRTFNMGELVWGQLKGFPPWPAKLAGEEQVHSAAMQLREQAKVEPEKLKTLTHDLEALDRAAKRGLKQGKLNNHLEAAIHEAMSELDKMSGTIPSRDRQVKLPKPKRRKISR, from the exons ATGAATGGCGGAAAGGACTGTGACACGGGAGATGAGAGGCAGGCCGCCCCTGTCCAGGTCCCCATCGGCTGGAAGCGCAAGGCGGATCATGGCGGAGGGGTGGTATACATAAG tccCAGTGGCTCGTTGCTGTCCAGCTTGGAGCAGGTGAAGACCTACCTGCTGACAGATGGAACCTGCAAATGTGGCCTGGAGTGCCCACTCATCCTCCACAAG GTGTTTAACTTCGACCCAGGGGCAGCTGTCCATCAGAGGACAGCAGAGGATGTGAAAGCGGATGAAGACGTCACCAAACTCTGCATTCACAAGAGGAAGCTTCTGGCTGTGGCTACGCTGCACAGGAGCATGGAGACGCACCCACCTCTGACACTGACCAGTCCAGGGGGAG GTACATCATCAGTGGTCTCTGCGCATTCAACGTCTCAACGAGTAATAAGGACTAAACCCCATGATGGTCTGCCAAATGCTGTTGGACAAGACTGCAAGAATCCTTTCAAGATGATGATGGCAgctggacagcagcagcagcatagGCTGTACCTACCCCAGGAGGTGGGTGGAGCCCAGCAGCCTGACCTCTACACTGGGTACCCCAGGCAGCAGAGGCTGGGCGGTGGGGAGCCAGGCCCCAAATCCCCATACCGGGTTGGGTATGGAGGCATGCTGAGCCCACCTCCCTCCAGTGCTAAGCTGTATGGAGATGGTGCTCAGTCTCCCAGTGCAGACACTCTAGGCAGTCCTGATGGCTTTCCAAGGACAAATCCTTGTGGGTTTCCAGGAGCAGGCAGTCCTGGTTCAGCATCTATCCATGGTAACACTAGGACTCCTCTTTCCCCACCCAATGTTTTGCTCCATGGCTCCCCTGCAGGCCAGCCATCCTGCGCCATGACAGGGAGGACTAGCACGCCCCTCTCTCCGACAGCCACTGCCAAAAGCCCTgtcatgaacatgaacatgccTCGGGGGAACTTCCCCCCTGGTATGGATATGCCCCGTGCAACGTTTCACCATAAAACACAGCCCCCTATGCATCCTGTACCCCCTCCATCCATACCACCATCCTGTGCCCTTCAGAAAAGGCAGTTGACCTCTGAAAAAGACCCCTTAGGCATCCTGGATCCCATTCCCAGCAAACATGTCAGCCAGCCCTCCAACAATGCCCAAAACCCCTCAAACTTCCAGCCTAACATCCACTCTCAGGTACCAATGATGAATGTAAACATCCCCCCTCCCACCATTGTTCCCTTGCCAAGCAACTTACCTTTGCCCACAGCGAAGCCTGGGCCTGTGGGACATGGCGGCCATGTTCAAAGGACTCAACAGGGGGGTCCCACATCCTCCATGTCCCCATCCCCTGTCACCTCTCCTGTCCACATGGGTGGGCCTGCTCTTGGGAGAATGGAGGCCTCCCCTCATCGCTCACGctcatcctccacctcctccgaCCACGGGAACTTTGCAATGCCATCGGGCCACCAGGCCCAGTGTGGCACTATGAAGGTTCCTCCTCGTTCCCCCAGGTCTGCAATGGGATCTCCCAGGCCAGCCATGCCCTCCAGCCCCTCTACCAACAAATCTGACTCACATTACCAGTACAAGGACTCCCAGTTGCTGCCAGGGATGGGAAACTCGATTAGCACCCAGCAGCACAGCAACTCCATGTACTCACCCACTTCTTCTTCCTCGTCATCCTCTTCTATGGCAACCCCTAGCGCTTCCCAGAAGGGCCACCCAGGACTCCTGGGGATGCCCCTCAACCAGATCCTAAACCAACAGAATGCTGCTTCCTTCCCCGCCAGCAGTCTCTTGTCAGCCGCAGCCAAAGCACAGCTagcaaatcaaaacaaactcaGCGCTGCTGGCAACAGCACTGCTGGCATGgctggtggtggtgttggtatGGCAGGCATGGGGGCAGTTGGGGGTGGTAATGGAGGAGGCAGTGGGCACCCTGGCCCTATGAGCGGCCCTCGAGGCATGGAGGGACACAGCACTTTAAACTCAATGCTCCCGCCAAACTCCACCATGCTGCTCAACAGTCCTGAGGGTCAAAGTGGTCGGGCAGCTCTGAGGGACAAACTCATGGCCCAGCAGAGGGACCCCATGCGTAAAAGGAGACAGTCCTCAGGCAGTGCTGCTGTGAACCACGATAACAGTAACAACATGGTCTATAGTATGCTTAACAAACGAGGCATGGGAGGACCCCACATGCAGGGTCCCAGTGCCACTGAGCAGCTGCGAAAAGTGGGCAGACTTGGAAACCTTCCACCAAACACCTCCATGGCCCAACTTCTTCAGACCATGAGCTGCCAGAGCTCCCACAGCATGGTTGGTAACAGCCATCGTCCAGGTCTAAGTCCCGGGCAGGGGTCTGGTCCTCAAGGAGGAGCACAGCTGCACTACAACGACAGCACAGGTATGGTCCCCGGTGGCCCTCAGCAAAACCTTCTAGCTCAGCAGAGGCTGCGAGGCCCAGGAGATGCAATGCAGCACTGCCAGAGCATGGACCCCTCTGGGGGCCATCTGGGCCCTCGTCAAGGCCAGTTCCCTGACATGATGGCCAAGATGCAGGCCTCATCAATGAGTAACTGTGGGCCCATCGGGCCGGGAGGGGTGCCGTTGGGCCCTGACGGCATGCCACTGGGACGCCAAAATGCCAACCCCCCACCGCTCTCCCATCCAGGCCCTCACCCATCGCAACAGAAACTTCTGCAAAGTATGGGACGGAATAACATGGTGGTGATGCCTCATGGAGGTGTCAATGGAAGCTGTacacaaaacatttctgataCAG GAAACCCTTCATCCCTTGGCTGTGGTATGGGCGGCTTGCAGACGCACATTAACACTGGTGGAGGTCAGATGttccagcagcaggttcatCAGGCCATGCAGCAGGGGGTGAGCTCACATCCAGCCTACCAGGGGCAGCAGCACTTCTCAGAAAACCACCCCTACACGGACAGCAGCAACACTAACGCCGGCTCCATGGCCTGCCTCTACCAGAACTACCAG CAGGGAATGTTGCCACACCCTCATTTCGGGGAGGGGCAGCAGCCTCAAGGCGAGGGGCTTCCAGCGGGTACACCTGGCTCTGACAGGGGACCGGGTGGAGGCCCTGAGTCCGTGGACGCCATCTACAGAGCTGTGGTGGACGCAGCCAGCAAGGGCATGCATGTAACTATAACAACCACAGTGAGCGGGACCACACAGGCAAGTCCGGTGCCCGCCCTCAGCGCCATGAGTGCCTTCACTGCCTCGATAGGGGAGCCTGTCAACATCCCCAAAGTGGTCAGCACAGTCCTGCATGGACACCAGGAGGGGGACGTGTTAACTCAGCAGGCCAGACCGAGGCAGGTGAGGTCAGGGCGGGGTCAGAAGAACATGGATCCTGGAAAGAGCACTCCAGAAGGCCATGAGGCCAATGAATACTTCCGTTCTCCTGGCCGTGGGACTCCCAGGGGGCAGTGGGACGGAGAAGGGCAGCACGGGGGAGGCTTTGACGCTCATAGCAACAACAGCGCCTGGGGTGGTGAAGAGTTTCTGGAGTGTTCCACACATGTGAGGAGTAGTCCTTGCATGGAGAGACCTGCCAGCCTGGCCCCTGCCCCACCCTGCCCCACTGAAGGGTCCAACGACCATGGCTTGGTCCTGGCCCACGATAAGGCCTTCCTCGATGACGCCTATCGCTTCAACAACTGCAACCGGACTCCTGCTAACTACAAGGAGCGTCTGGAGCAGACGGTGGAGCGTTGCGCACACATCAACGGCGCCACTTCCCACTTCAACACCCGGAGTTACGGAGAAGTCCTTGGCCCCCCACGGCAGGAGCTTACGGGGGACGACCAGTCGCCGAGCTCCTCCACTAGCCTGGAGGGACCGCTGGCCACAGCCAAAGACTACACCCACTACAATGGCCACTTCAACGGCATGGCGCCCAGTCCCTCGGACACGAAGAGCTTGAGCAGCGAGGAGGATCTACGTCAGCCGGACTCGCCCGCCTCGGAGCTGCTCCACTACCGCTCCAGGACCTTCAACATGGGAGAGCTGGTCTGGGGCCAGCTGAAGGGCTTCCCACCCTGGCCTGCCAAGCTGGCCGGGGAGGAACAAGTGCACAGCGCTGCTATGCAGCTGCGAGAGCAGGCCAAG GTAGAGCCAgagaaactaaaaacactaactCACGACTTAGAGGCACTTGACCGAGCTGCCAAAAGAGGCCTGAA ACAGGGGAAACTGAATAATCACTTGGAAGCTGCTATCCACGAGGCCATGAGTGAGCTGGATAAGATGTCGGGCACA ATCCCATCGAGGGATCGTCAGGTGAAGCTCCCCAAGCCTAAGAGGAGGAAGATATCCAGATAA